One window from the genome of Candidatus Deferrimicrobium sp. encodes:
- the glgA gene encoding glycogen synthase GlgA, with protein MKVLVASSEIAPFAKTGGLADVTGVLPKALRRIGVEADCVLPLYRCIDRDRFPFARPGQPILVPLGNREEGGSVEEADAGGGVRAFLVRNDQYFDREFLYGTRDGDYVDNSERFTFFCRAVMEWIVRSGRRYDILHCNDWQTALIPLYVKTLYAGSEAFHGTGTVFTIHNLGYQGLFWNHDLPMMGLGWELFTPQGLEFYGKINLMKAGLLYGDVLSTVSDTYSREIQTPEYGYGLEGVLFERREDLYGIVNGIDDEEWNPATDRWIAANYSAADLSGKAACRRDLISAFGLPPGDEPILGLIGRLTAQKGFDLVERIGEWLAEQPLRVVILGAGDRKYEEAMEELGRKYPDRIGIRVAYDNALAHRIEAGSDMFLMPSRYEPCGLNQIYSLKYGSVPIVRETGGLADTVVDADEDPAAGTGFTFRGYEEEELKGAVTRALAAYADRPRWDAIVRRGMARDFSWEASAREYVDLYGKALRKRYPKG; from the coding sequence CGGACGTCACCGGAGTTCTCCCCAAGGCGCTTCGAAGAATCGGCGTCGAGGCCGACTGCGTCCTCCCGCTCTACCGCTGCATTGACCGGGACCGGTTCCCTTTTGCGAGGCCGGGGCAGCCGATCCTCGTCCCCCTGGGGAACCGGGAGGAGGGGGGGAGCGTCGAAGAGGCCGATGCGGGAGGCGGCGTTCGCGCCTTCCTCGTCCGGAACGACCAGTATTTCGACCGGGAGTTCCTCTACGGGACCCGCGACGGCGACTACGTCGACAACTCCGAACGGTTCACCTTCTTCTGCCGCGCCGTCATGGAGTGGATCGTGCGCTCGGGGCGCCGGTACGACATCCTCCACTGCAACGACTGGCAGACCGCCCTCATACCCCTGTACGTGAAGACGCTTTATGCCGGCAGCGAGGCGTTTCACGGGACGGGGACCGTCTTCACCATCCACAACCTGGGCTACCAGGGGCTGTTCTGGAACCACGACCTTCCGATGATGGGCCTCGGGTGGGAGCTGTTCACCCCCCAGGGGCTGGAGTTCTACGGGAAGATCAACCTGATGAAGGCGGGCCTGTTGTACGGGGATGTCCTTTCCACCGTGTCCGACACCTACAGCCGCGAGATCCAGACCCCGGAATACGGGTACGGTCTCGAGGGGGTACTCTTCGAACGCCGGGAGGACCTCTACGGCATCGTGAACGGGATCGACGACGAGGAGTGGAACCCGGCCACCGACCGGTGGATCGCGGCGAACTACTCCGCCGCCGACCTGTCCGGGAAAGCGGCGTGCCGGCGGGATCTGATCTCGGCGTTCGGACTTCCTCCGGGGGACGAGCCGATCCTCGGCCTGATCGGCCGGCTTACGGCGCAAAAAGGGTTCGACCTCGTCGAGCGGATCGGGGAGTGGCTGGCGGAACAGCCGCTGCGCGTGGTGATCCTCGGCGCCGGGGACCGGAAGTACGAGGAGGCGATGGAGGAGCTCGGGAGGAAATACCCCGACCGGATCGGGATCCGCGTGGCGTACGACAACGCGCTGGCGCACAGGATCGAGGCGGGGTCGGACATGTTCCTGATGCCTTCCCGGTACGAACCGTGCGGGCTGAACCAGATCTACAGCCTGAAGTACGGCTCCGTCCCCATCGTTCGGGAGACGGGGGGGCTGGCGGATACCGTGGTGGACGCCGACGAGGATCCCGCGGCGGGCACCGGGTTCACCTTCCGAGGCTATGAGGAGGAGGAGCTGAAGGGCGCCGTGACGAGGGCGCTGGCGGCGTACGCGGACCGCCCCCGCTGGGACGCGATCGTCCGCCGGGGGATGGCGCGGGACTTCTCCTGGGAGGCGTCGGCCCGGGAGTACGTCGATCTCTACGGGAAGGCGCTGCGCAAGCGGTACCCGAAGGGGTAG